CTACATGTTGAAGTAATGCGACTACAATACACgattaatcgactaaactctgaaagaagagactatgagtatagaattaacaaccttgttgctgaaaatgaaaaattagagaaagaattaaaagaagctTTGTTATTTTCTAAGGATGTTAAGATTGAAACggttacagtagaaaaagtttgtgaaaattgtcctgctcgtattgaaaagatagattacttgactagcacgctaatgaagagacaatttaaatgttgtattaaaatCATCTGGCAGAGCTATATACAGGAAAGGAATaggttacaaagctcaatctagcaaaaccaatactaagagatttactgatttaagtaaacctactaaaaatgcatgtttttattgtaattgtgttggtcatactgttagaaaatGCTActacagaaatgttgttgttcctaaaaaattatatgtatggagaccaaaggaacaagtgacAAAGACTGACACTCATGGACCTAAAGTTAAGTGGGTACTAGCAACcaaaaattaatctattttgaaGGATACGAAGCAGGTGCAgtatgatctcaaggatgaatcaaatTTTTTGGTGCGAAAATAAAGTCAAGTATTTACCCccaaaatttcattcttgcttGATATGTTAAAACCTTGATAATCATGGGTCACTACATTAATTCTTATTGATATGATACTCCACTATCCTATCTCTTCTTGAGAAAACCCTCCTTCTTCCTCAATCGCAATGGCTTCAAGTTCCAAGCCAAGAAGAAGGATCAAAATTGTTGCTTCAAGGAATGTATTGGTGAATCAAGTGAACAGTATCAACAAACATGTCGCATTGATAAgtgttaagccactggcaaagtgtaccagatcgttatcaagtaatataaacgggtaagtccgagtatcgtttcttaaaggactcttaggccttaactttcatgtaaacagatcgcgtaagacttgagaaaagaattaatttggtggttatatgcaaagaacaaaaacaaacatgcaaatgcaattgattcaattggttttaagaaactatggatgaatagtgttgttggggtttacaatttcatcttatccactctcatatatttactcttcttatttacttcactttttatccaattgccatgcaaactttctagtctacccttaacccaatcccttggtgaaaagagcctattattaattaccggcttgctatccatAGCCTCCCCTaataaccaataatgcaatgagatcggaagcaaatacaattgaccgtcctacccctgtccctaggcgatattaacataatcaaggaatttctcaccagttcatgacattaccataCATCCCCATATCCATAAAgacaaataacttttaatgaatgagttaaacaataaaagcattaaagcaaagatgagaacacaacaattgataaataagtatatgacaagcatatgaaataaatatgaatttgaacatatgagagtttcaaaagattacattgttccccaacaacaaagggtttagttcaccataatcctggtgaaactagatgaaatatgatgaaagaatggaagaaataaccctaaacttggttgattgaagcctaagcatctaaggaacctcctccaaggtgtgtggaatagctctggacgtttctctctgctaaaagaatccccttctaattcgcactggggctatatataagcccaaaaagataacaaaaagataacagaaagatttacagaatctagctaaaaaaacagacaaccgcccaggcgcctgcCGCTTTGACCGGTCAACGGTCAATTTTGTCGTTgagtggtttccctctaatcactcCTAGCGCTCAGCAGACCATTTTGGCTCTCAACGGCTTGCTTGAGCCTtcttttcaacatttttctccttctttcatgggtctaagtccaccttacttcacttccatctttaattcatctaaaatccctgcaaaacaatgtaaaacaagcataatatctctaaaactaacttttgactctcacaagacacaactaagtgttttacttgatttaaagctcattctaagccataaagggtgtgttttactatcaaatttaagcatgaaaataacggtttttagaccgttatcaataagACTGCTCTTCACTTTATGCACATGGTGAAAACATCTAACGGATGGATATACAAAGATGAAACTGTGAGAAACAACAACTCTACAACCTCGTCTCAAATGAATCAGTACAGGGTgagaaatgaatttgaaagaattgttttgaacaaactgaatgaaattgaaaggaaactTGATGAACAAATTAACAAGGGTCATCAAAATGAGGTGAATGAAACTTCTAAAGAAGCAAGCTCTTCTGACAAATCACCTTAAGGAAGTGAAATGAAGATAGTGAGGAGACAAGATCTACGGATAATGGAAGTGACATGATTCTCAATGATTTTGTTaacagaaagagaaagaaaaactagtTTTATCCTAGGTGTTTCCTCGAGTCTAGTACGCTTTTGTTTTGTGTGGCTTAGATTTACATcttttttgattttctttttgttccttGATTGAGTCCTATCATTGTAACATCTTTtaacaaggaaatgaaatcaatggtttaaatcaatattgttgctttaatttgtttgacattGTTTGCACtaattgattgattcgactataaaatgattgaagtcaactatgcttgatctgttatacatctttatatattgacttctgttgtttatgattatattttcttgcttaactaaaatgcttgatctggaaaggatctgtgaaaggttttgcaagaataacattgctttggaaatcTCAAGAGGAATTCAACAACTTTGTAAAGCAATGTAGTCAATTGAGGAAATAACGCAATTGACTGCTCATAaaagggttataaattccaattttggaatttggttattctttcattgattgcttattttggaatatatgttattatctctgatataaatagattttgaaatatcttgtttgagataatattgtgagattgttgatgattgtatcattgcataacTAAACTGTTTGTTATTTTGACTTTGATGCAACTTTGTACCATACTGATTGTATAATCTGTTATATGTTGCACTGTGCATCTGACTTGGTTTTAATACttatgcataatgatagggggagtatcacactttacacattttttactcacatgcctgcatttcagggggagttatcatttacatgtgatCAAATGTGATAGAGAGATCATCATTGCATTTTGAAAATTGCACATACtctttgatgcatctctgtttgaaattttagcTAAATATCCAGAGCGTACCTTTTTTGCTGATgtacaaagggggagagaatttatgaatttatgaatgctatatgaaagggggagaatgatTATTCTGTCTCAcattctgcttgatattttgctaTTTTAATTGTGTTACATGCAGAGTACTTATATGTTTTaactatgatatttcttttgttacTTTGTTGAGTATTAGaatgtgcaaacatggttggttattaatcatggttgggcatcataaaaaaaaggggagattgttgagattgttgacaaaacaatttatatatcaatctagtttttgatgatgacaacacattgcttaataacaagcacATGTGGTTGCTGCATTatatgttcttatgctgattgattgtaatatctgttgaacatgtttatgtactgtgttacatgttcctatgttgattgattgatatacaTCTAGaacgtgtttacatgctttatgtgctatgtgctatgcattatttcatatgttttattgcacaattttaaagctgaaaaccacgaGCAATTTTATGAACTTATCTTTGTGTGACAAAGTGATAGTGAAGTctactacattattaatggattcgactctgctaaaatctttgtacaaattttgagaatcagtactttgtgttattttgaaaagaaaagaatttcaaatgttTTGCATATTgatagtcgactatgtgcgccacacattcaaCTATATAtgttgtctgatttgaaattctgttatgctcttgcactctaacgactatatttttgaaagttagttgagcattgatgacttagtcaactgtattaaatgttttttgtttttggttgactgttctattataactgtcataatccaatcgactgaattagtagcatattcgactgagaatctatCTGactaacagaaatctataaataggctgaacacgagTTTGTTCATacgacttttgatgatctaacaatttcatttctgtttcagatttctctacgctccaagaattctccaaacAGACGGTAGTGGTCTTTCtagaaagagattcaaagggagatttTCTGCGGACACATCgattgatcaatatctgcacaaagaaggtgttctGTGTTTGATCATgctgaggcttggcatccttgaagactgctgaattgatTTTGTGGCTTGACATCCGTGAACACTGCTGGTTTTGAACCTGTTGATTGCAGGGGATAGTTCACtatgaggattgttcaaagtggtgtttggtagattgcagaagaggggattcttgctgcaagtcttccTGGTTTTGCTGCCTATAGTTTGGTtctgggttagagaggagatttatatttttgatgtggaggtcttctataaattccttgttgtaaaaactgcaaccattatagtacatttgcttcttgggttggaaggacattagatgtaggcattgttggctgaaccagtataaaaacttgtgtttgattttctctatcccttctcttttactttacagtcgactttactttttacgcagtcaactacgtttttccgctgcatacaaatTTTGATTGCTtaaatttcaagaaagttcaaaaagttttatactttgatttcaagattacGAAAAGAATCTATTTTTGATACAACACCAactcaccccccccccctcttggtgtaagaaagaagcctacctattttccaacagatgGATGCTTCCCAAATGCAATGCTCTCacaaaaaaccccaaactttgccAAAGGAATGGTGCCAAAGTGATAAACTATAGATTTTTAgtgagtgggtgatgggaaAAGTGGAGAGAAACCCTTGAAAAGCTTTTGAGAGTGCAAGCAAAGTGTGGAGGTCTGAAGAGAACGCTTGGGCGAGCCCTAAGGGGTGTTTAAAATGTGCAGATGGGCCTCCAACGCTGAGCTGTTTAAAAAGCCCGAGACTGCAATATGTgacgccaccgctcaacggtaaaggcattttaaaatttttcacctttttttgcTTGTCTTCGCATTTTATGACCTGTAGCACTTAATTTTAACtctcaatttataatttttatgcaattccTCTCTCTTATGCAACACTGAAATTCTAGAATGCAactaaaacaaagtaaaaataaaaatgaaaataaaaacaacaatcaactgggttgtctcccaggtagcgcttgtttaacgtcacgagcctgacccaaacctttctagcacttgtcagtaagtgcttcccaacacccctcagtaggtgcttacctgtatcctttaatagatacataaataattagcatccctcagtagatgctacccaaaaattgtttaaaaaatcccaaatattaaaaatccaaataatccaaaataaaaataatgttcaaCAATTATTGGGGTGCGTCCTAGtgagcgctcttttaacgtcattagcttgacccggtaggCTCATGTCTTCTCTTCCATGTTGATGTCTTTATATGCCTCTTCACCATACACtccttcttcttgtatttcaccTTTGAACTAGGCTGGAATGGTGCGTCCTTCGAGTCAATGTGGATTGTGCCTCCTTTATCAACATCTTCTCCATGTACCTAAAATACATTACAATTATCATTGTTAGCACCTTTAGATGCTCCAACTACAACATCTTTCCTTGGAGCTCTATATTTGGCCCTCTTTTGTATTCGTGTGAGCTTTTCCTCAAAGCCAGTATAAATTAACTTGCTTTCTTGGGCCTTCAACATAACCATCTCATCATGGATAATAATGACTACTTTGGTTGTTTTCATGAAaggccttccaagaatcaaCGGAATCATATCATTGGCCTCCATCTCCATCATAACAAAGTCAACCAAGAACTCAAGATGCTCAACACGAATGACCACATCCTCCACCACACCAGCAGGTTTCTTCGAAGATCCATCCGCTACCACCACAGAAAGCTTCGGTGGTTTCAATTTTAGCCCACCAATCTTCTTCAGTAAAGACAGGGACATCAAGTTAATACCAGACCCAGAATCTAGCAAAGTGCCCCTACATCAAGATCTCCAATGGCGCATGAGATAGTAAGACTCCCTAGATCTTTCATCTTAGGCGGATGCTTCCTCTTCTTAGGATAATTACAAACTTCCTGCTTCtcagttttttcttcttcaaaatctataacctctccaagatagtacTTTATTCACTTGGaattgttaacactctggcaagtgtaccagattgtatcaagtaataatagacagtaagtctagatcgtttcccaagggactcttaggcattatctttcatgtgaattaatcgcataagacttgaaagaagaacAATTTTGTAGTGTTGatgcaaaactaaatctaaacatgcaaatgcaaatttgaaTCATTTGGCAAGTAAAAGATacgaatgaatgaagttgttggggtttacaatttcatccttatccaccctctatatctacttttcttattaaattcactttattatcaatgtcatgcgaCGTTCTAacttactctaaacccgatttCTCGGCGAAGAGAGCTTATTACCAATGattagtttaccattcctagtctccttAGTAATTACCAATGCATTAagtacaaaagcttaaagcaattgaccgtcctactcctattcctaggtagtatttcataatcaagagaattcttatcagttcATGATTTTCCCGTACGTTCCTGTATCGAAAAAAccaaatatcataacaccgaatgagttaaacgatgtacaCATTATccttagaaaagaaaacccaaacaattgataatacaagcatatgaataaaataagaatgtcaatataagagagtttcaaaaggattacatttttccccaacaacaatgggtttagttcaccatagacatgctgaaactagatggaattaatgaaaagaatgaaagagtaaaccctagattttgtaatttggagctcccgcatccaaaagcCGCCTCCAGAGAGTGTAGAAAGGGCTCTAATGTCTTCTACTGCCAAAAGATTAACCTAAGGGTCGCACTAGGTCTATTTTTAGCGCAGAAAAGTAATAGAAATTCGGTCcaagcccatcatttaggcgctcagcgcTCATTGGACCACTCAACGGTAGCCCCCATAATCGCAGGACACTTAGCGGTGAATCTTGGTGCTCAGCGGTGAGTTCCAGAATCGTAGGACGCTCAACGTCGTCGCTCAAGTGTAAAACAGTGTCTTCCTCCAcgaagctggcgctcaacgttggaattggcgttgagcggtggccgTGACTCTTCCTTTgcatcttttctcatcctttcttgagtccaagtccttccttcttcactttccatcattcaattctcatcaaatcttgtcaaaacaatgtaaaaccaagcacaATAcctctaaaaaccacttttgactctcttgtgagTAAACTAAGttttttgcatgattttaagctcattctaagtcataaagggtgtgttttggtatcaaattcaaatataaaaatagcggtttttagaccgttatcaacgaCTCAACTTTTCCCAGCGGTTTTCCTAACCACGGGTAATGTACTTTTCGGGAGTTAAAACCGTCGAAAACGAAAAAATAACCCTCGgtaaaaatctatatttttgtagtgattagtcacaaataatatataaaaatatgaaataattatatttttcgtTCGCATTTTCATATTTGGTAGGAGTAATGAGGTCATAAGGtcataattttcttcaaatttatcaTAGGTGTTTCGGGTATAGGGTCGAGCAACTCCACAAAAAATACCTTCACACTTTCACTCCTTAATCTCTTGGGTAGTTGTGTCCGTCCTTAGTCCAAATTCTCCTTTGTGTGTGCTCCAAACCAATTGggggtacctgccaaaggtaAATCATCCGAAGGGGGGTTAGAGTAAAGtcttaaattcacaataaatgcaatcacctacctcttacctatgacctctatttatagtttttgagaTGAGCCTAAGATTAGTAGAATCCTAATTACGGACCAATCATAGCCCATTACACTAATTGGTACTTACCTTAACCTTGATTCTTGGTGTTTCTTAATCAGCATTTTACTACTGAGATCGCCCGTTCGGCCTCTACTTATGCTTGGTAAGATGGGCTTTGTATTTATTTTGATCAAATTTGGGTGTTTAACACGCTAGGCCGTTCGTTCCTCTTTATCTGTCGGGACCTCCGGCCAACGGTACAATAGGTATTATATCATACACaaactttttcttcaaattctttaatgAATTCTTTCATATTTCTTAATCCAAACaacaattcaattatctttCTATATCCTTAAATTCATTCACTCACTCTTCTTCAAATCATTTTTCCAATCGAAACACTACCTTAAACTTTGTTTGAAGAAATTTGTTTTCAGGTACTTatagaaacaaataagaaataaaaagaaattgagttACTTGTATAATCTAAAATCAGGTTATACACTTAGCATTTAtagacattttatttttatttattttctccaAAAACTAAGgacatataataattttaacttatgaaGAAGCTCTAGTTTTTATCTTCTTATTTTGCTCTTGTAGAATTTTTTATGAGAAGTGGTTCTAAGCAAGACCATAAAACATAGCTAGTTAGGGGCAAAATCAATCTTTTGTCCACAAGCAATGTGAGTGTGGTCTAACTTGCTTTGACCTGCTTACTTATCCACATATGTCTTGCCCTTATCAATATGTTATGTATCATTTTTTCCCCATTGTAAATAACATCAAGGTTTAAGATGTAATAATTTAGAATAACTGGTTTCTTTAGCATAATTGTGAATTCTCTTATACTCATGTGGATAAGTATTTAATTGAACTTCCGTATCTGTAACTATTCGGACTCACTGAAACACACATGTTGGTGCTGACATTGCATCTCTTGCTTGCTGATAACAGTGAATACTAGCTCGTAAAATATGGTTCACGTGTAACGAATTAATGaccaaaaaaatagaaaaagagtgGGCCAAACAATAAATGGAATTTGTGTATGATAACATTGCATACGGTAGCTTTTGAGCCTATGATGCTATGTGAAAAAGTGCTTCTCTGATGCTCTGTTTTCTATCATGCTTGTTAGGTACATTGAAACCAAGGTAAGAAAAACAAGACAGAGAAAAAGCAGTGATAAACTCACAAACTGAATTATTCACtattaaatgtaaaaactaAGGTTTACAAAGGAAATCATGGAGAAAAGGCTCTGCATTCCCATTCACACATTTCATCGAACAGTTTTGTAATTCATAGCTAATCATATATTTTCTACATTTTAACCATCAACACACATTTCCATGCATCATTTATGGCATTTTATAGGTTCATTAGTAATTTCTAGCCAGAATATCATCACATCATATGACATTTGCTCATTTTCACATATTGCATTGGTTTTGCCCTGTTTTAATATTCTCATACAAGGTTCATTCTAGTTTCTTTTCTAGATAGAATTCTTTAGTTTAATTTCTCCCATCATtgtatctttttcattttaggCTGAATTCATACAAACAGATCACTCATACTTTGCCATCTCTTTGGATTTGACATCCAAAGTCTAACATCACAAGATTTCCCTTATACTAAATCCAAAtagaaaaatcagaaaataagTTGAATCTTCATTGAAAGAAAAGCAACAACTCAGTATATAACATCACAAAGTTTTCCTTATACTAAGACACTCAAAATACAATCATCAAATACTTTCCTCACCAATTGACTTCCTTTTTGCTTATTTAATGAATCCTCTCCTCAACTACCTGCATATTTAACATAACAATTTTATCAGTTTGACTAATTCCATGCCATTATTTAAGTATTGAAATTGTCATGATTTCTTACTTTAAACCACTGAGATGATTGAACATACAGTCTGAACAAACGTGAGCAAAAGTAACACAATTGCAGCAATAGTGGAGGCCTTTTTCCAAGGAGTGTTAAAGTAGTCGTGTACGAAGATAGCCTTGTACTTGTTGAAAGGATTTTCATAGAAATTATTTAAGCCACTGCAGATGGAGCAATAGTATGGAGTGAAGTCTGGCATACTCATACTTGAAGCCAGATTATTGATTACTGTAACCACCTTATTAGCATCACCGCTCCAATTGACAATAATTTTCTTGTCAGCAAGTACATTCACATCTTTTTCAGTCTTGATAAGAAAATATAGGATGGCTACATATTGAGTAATGATTTTTGTAGCCGAATGGTGGCAACTTTCATATGCCACCATATTCCTCAAATAAAGGTATGTACTGGCATTTATATTCAAGCTTGGCATGCTCAACACTCCATCTTCAGATAATTCCAAGTCAAGAAAGCTTTTATTTGGACTGACTTTGAACTCAAGACCTGCCTCCATTAGTTGGCTTGCActataaacatgtttaatatCTTCTTTGCTTTCAGTCTGATTTCCATGATCAATCTTTGATGATGATATTATTGAAGATCTAAGCAGATCAGTGAAGTGTTTTGGACTCTCTTCCGGACACTCGGTTTCAAAACTTGTGCTCTTAAGACAGTTGAAACAAATCTGACAAAAGGAGAGGATTGGTTTGTTCGTCCCAGTGAGTGGTTCATTCGTACTGGTGAGTGGTTCTTTTGTACGTATGCAGTTGAAACAAGTCGTACCAGTTCGTATACAGTTGACACACATCTTAAAAAAGGATGGGGTATCACGAAGTGATTCATTGGTATCACGGAATGATTCATTCGTGGTACTGGAAAGTGGTTCATTGGTTATGGAGGGTGGTTCATTAGTGAGGTTGTAAAGTTGTTCGAGGACAAAGAATGGAAGTTGATTTTCCAGTATCATCAAGTCATGCTTAATCTCCAGTCGCATCCACGGTTTTAACATTATGTGGTCTTTTTCCTCCCAAACATGGGGATCACTCCATCTTAGAAAAATCTCAATTATGAACAAAGCATCAACAAAAATCATAGTCAAGAAATCAACATTGTTACCTTCAATTGTCTCTGCATAACAGCTTCgaataatattaatgttttcGCATATCTCTTTAATTTTGGCAACCAATATTTTTTCGGATAGTTTTCTTCGATTCAGAAATGCCTTGACATATTTCAGTTTAAGGCTTTCATTCAGTTTAAGGCTTTCAGTTGCCTTATTACTGTTGCGATGATAAGGACCAATGGAAACAATTTGAGGTGTGTAGGCTTTGGGAGTAGATTTACGAATATTTGATGGTACCTTATAAATGCATTGCTTATCGATTTCATCAATGTTTGGAGCAGTCACATTTTGAAGCATCTTACTCCATTTTTTCTCCAAATCATTCAGTTGTCCTTCCATTTGGTTAGAACTctgaaacatgaaaaatatttaataacttaTTGAAATATTAGGATTTGggatttttggttttagaatATCATTTTTAGAGGTAgattaattactaattataaaTACTTACTTTTAATAACCattcttaaatataattgatcCCTATTGTACCCGTTTAAATTATCAAATGACCATTTTGCCCAtcagaaaaatgaattttagatTGTGTATTTCTAAGGCTTTTTGAAACAAGTTTTTCAGAATTTTCAGAACGAGACTTTTGAGATGTTATTTCACAAACAAAATTTTCGAAATGACATTTCCAAAATGTAATTTTCgaaacaatttttgaaattcatggaatatttttaaaaatgaattttctaaTACGCATCTTCcgaaacaaaatttacaaaatgtATAGAATTTCTTCCAGAATGAATTTTCCAGAACATCTCAACATGAAATATATCTAAAAGGGCTTTCCGAAACACATGATATAAAACATCTTTTacattaataagaaaaaagagaaaatatctcactatttaatataaatatcatcaAGTTGGCACTGCTCAAAATACAATTCTTGTAAAGCTGTTAAAAACAAGTTGGATTATAATTAGCATTTTTCAGCAATAAAATATGATTCCAACGTTGAGGTTACTTCATTTGATTcttcacaacaacaaaaaatcaagTTGAAAAAATTCTGAATTCAACTTAGTACTTGACTCCCCAAGTTCAACATCTCCAGCTAAAATAAGTAGTGCAAAAGATTGGAACCAAATATAGCAAATAGGAGAAGAAAGAACCTGGTATGGTGAAACTGTCtgaggaagatgatgattcttCACCAATTAAATTTCCACAACTCACCAACTGCTTTCTCATTCATCTTATGCATTGATTCCTGCTTTATATAATAATTCCTTATGCTCAAGTCTTTCCATGtcaatttctttatataaacaaaaaactaCTTTTGACCCCACATTTCATAAATAACAACCGTTCCAcatttactttttcaataaaataatgtgtaaaaaaatctataaattgaaaCCAAATAAAGCAAATAGGAGGAAAGTAATCTGAGATCGTGAAGCTGTCCAGGAATATGAAGTATCTTCAGCTATTAAATCACTTTTCAACAACTCAGCAACTGTTTCTAATGCAATTATTCgtgctttatatatataataatcccTTATGCTGAAGTCTTTGTAAGTCAATTTATATAACAATAAACTACTTTAACACCATTGGTTACACTTACTTttccaattaaattttatattatacacTAGATCTACCATCTAAACAACCCACTTTAGGAATATTGtagtcattaaaaaaaagttagtttttgcatttttaaagaaagagatattaaaaagtaaaattataaatataaagtgtatgtaaaaattaatatatggatTGTTCACCCATAAACATTTAACACTTACTTTTTcgattaaatattataataaaatgttaatttatggagatatataataaattgcAGTTCATTAATTAATGGGTTATTTAGATAATGATATCGTGCTTTTACTTTATGCATTTccataatttcttctttttatattctctcaaattttagaaaagtgactttttatttgtatattttggaaaaattttggaatttttatcGGCTCCAACTCCCGTTTGTCTTTGCTTCCCCTGCACCCTATCGTTCGCCTCTAACTCTTCATCGTATTCTATTGTTCGTCATGATTTTTCCATACCTTTCACCATTCGGCTTA
This genomic interval from Vigna radiata var. radiata cultivar VC1973A unplaced genomic scaffold, Vradiata_ver6 scaffold_285, whole genome shotgun sequence contains the following:
- the LOC106779410 gene encoding uncharacterized protein LOC106779410, with amino-acid sequence MEGQLNDLEKKWSKMLQNVTAPNIDEIDKQCIYKVPSNIRKSTPKAYTPQIVSIGPYHRNSNKATESLKLNESLKLKYVKAFLNRRKLSEKILVAKIKEICENINIIRSCYAETIEGNNVDFLTMIFVDALFIIEIFLRWSDPHVWEEKDHIMLKPWMRLEIKHDLMILENQLPFFVLEQLYNLTNEPPSITNEPLSSTTNESFRDTNESLRDTPSFFKMCVNCIRTGTTCFNCIRTKEPLTSTNEPLTGTNKPILSFCQICFNCLKSTSFETECPEESPKHFTDLLRSSIISSSKIDHGNQTESKEDIKHVYSASQLMEAGLEFKVSPNKSFLDLELSEDGVLSMPSLNINASTYLYLRNMVAYESCHHSATKIITQYVAILYFLIKTEKDVNVLADKKIIVNWSGDANKVVTVINNLASSMSMPDFTPYYCSICSGLNNFYENPFNKYKAIFVHDYFNTPWKKASTIAAIVLLLLTFVQTVCSIISVV